From the genome of Papaver somniferum cultivar HN1 chromosome 2, ASM357369v1, whole genome shotgun sequence, one region includes:
- the LOC113353612 gene encoding histidine-containing phosphotransfer protein 4-like: MGSRQLHSQISCMRENLFKQGFLDEQFMQLEELQDDANPNFVEEVVTLFFKDSARLILNIEQALNNNPQDFNKLDNFMHQFKGSSSSIGAKKVKNECTQFKEYCRIGNGEGCIRTFQQVKKEHAALRKKLESYFQLVRQAGPMQSASLPR; this comes from the exons ATGGGAAGCAGACAATTGCATAGCCAGATTTCTTGCATGAGAGAAAATCTCTTCAAGCAG GGATTCCTCGACGAGCAATTCATGCAGCTAGAGGAATTGCAAGATGACGCAAATCCTAATTTTGTCGAAGAAGTCGTGACTTTGTTCTTCAAGGATTCAGCTAGACTGATTCTTAATATTGAACAAGCTCT AAATAACAACCCCCAAGATTTCAATAAGTTGGATAATTTCATGCACCAGTTCAAGGGTAGTAGTTCAAG CATTGGAGCTAAAAAAGTAAAGAATGAATGCACACAGTTCAAGGAATATTGCAGGATAGGAAATGGAGAAGG ATGCATAAGGACATTTCAACAAGTGAAGAAAGAACATGCAGCATTAAGGAAAAAACTTGAGAGTTATTTCCAGTTGGTTAGACAAGCCGGCCCCATGCAGTCGGCAAGTCTCCCCAGATAA
- the LOC113348151 gene encoding protein phosphatase 2C 56-like codes for MDLLEDEDLVKQKQREEGDKGSVLPGSVINHKEDEEECYDSVSISTATTIESSLSSNYFSTDQEISRSSSNSTTTSSSSSISSEILLPLADIMAVSLPSSSSSNLNLISSSPSTTPTTSTIENPNNIVENSNNNGGDDGGLTEAVTVRGCVGKKNKYVTWGFSSIIGRRKEMEDAVCIIPGFISNHTCRDIGGCTAPSSRVSSEIQPVHFFGVYDGHGGSQVAKFCAERIHDTTAEEWERGGTDVDTDVDGWHTRWETAFSRGFERADNEVAEESVAPEIVGSTAVVVALSGCQIITSNCGDSRAVLCRGTQTIPLSIDHKPDREDELARIEGAGGRVISWNGARVFGVLAMSRSIGDRYMRPWIIPVPEVTFTTRSEEDECLIIASDGLWDVISNDEAGEVARNLLRRRRRSTISDIASHSAAQAVADHLTDLASRKNSSDNISVIVVDLKSKRRRVQRHSAV; via the exons ATGGATCTATTAGAGGATGAAGATCTGGTTAAGCAGAAGCaacgagaagaaggagataaaGGAAGTGTACTACCGGGATCTGTTATTAAtcataaagaagatgaagaagaatgttaTGATTCTGTTTCAatatcaacagcaacaacaatagaatcatcattatcatcaaatTATTTCAGTACTGATCAAGAAATTAGTAGGAGTAGTAGTAATAGTACAACAACAAGTAGTAGTAGCAGTATTTCTAGTGAGATTCTTCTTCCTTTAGCTGATATAATGGCTGTTTcattaccttcttcttcatcatcaaatcttaacctaatttcttcttctccttcaaccaCACCTACTACCTCGACGATTGAAAATCCGAATAATATTGTAGAAAATTCGAATAATAATGGTGGAGATGACGGTGGATTAACAGAAGCTGTAACGGTAAGAGGATGTGTTggtaagaaaaataaatatgttACTTGGGGTTTTTCTTCGATtattggaagaagaaaagaaatggaaGATGCGGTTTGTATAATACCTGGTTTTATCAGTAATCATACGTGTCGTGATATCGGAGGTTGTACAGCTCCGTCGTCAAGAGTTTCTTCTGAAATCCAACCCGTTCATTTCTTCGGTGTTTACGACGGTCATGGTGGATCTCAG GTAGCTAAGTTTTGCGCTGAACGGATCCATGACACTACCGCAGAGGAATGGGAGAGGGGAGGAACGGATGTAGATACAGATGTAGATGGATGGCATACAAGGTGGGAAACAGCATTCAGTAGGGGATTCGAGCGGGCTGACAACGAGGTTGCTGAGGAGTCGGTAGCTCCAGAAATTGTTGGCTCAACCGCTGTGGTTGTTGCCTTATCAGGTTGTCAGATCATTACTTCCAATTGTGGTGACTCAAGGGCAGTGCTTTGTCGAGGGACTCAAACGATCCCTTTATCTATTGATCACAAG CCTGATAGAGAAGACGAGCTTGCGAGGATTGAAGGTGCAGGAGGGAGAGTCATAAGTTGGAATGGTGCTAGGGTATTTGGTGTTCTTGCGATGTCTAGATCCATTG GAGATAGGTATATGAGGCCATGGATTATTCCTGTGCCCGAAGTTACTTTCACGACAAGAAGTGAAGAAGATGAGTGTTTAATTATTGCAAGTGATGGGCTCTGGGATGTGATATCTAATGATGAGGCGGGCGAGGTGGCTCGAAATCTGTTAAGACGGCGACGAAGGTCAACCATTTCAGATATAGCATCACATTCTGCAGCACAAGCGGTGGCTGACCATCTTACTGACTTGGCCTCCAGGAAGAACAGTTCAGATAACATCTCTGTCATAGTTGTTGACCTAAAATCTAAAAGACGCCGTGTACAAAGACACTCAGCAGTATAG